A single window of Nicotiana sylvestris chromosome 3, ASM39365v2, whole genome shotgun sequence DNA harbors:
- the LOC104210580 gene encoding protein MICRORCHIDIA 7-like, translating into MANPNIVIKQEVVEGFMKKKPPAGSSSATQSVFIDLSSSDDSDSDSDGFVGSNRPKKKRKSVEDVNFPLPLGFLDPLPPPKETPLPLPAPPLNGSNNKELGSSSESKQFWKAGDYEGTSSSASGLSSGGIDHVRVHPKFLHSNATSHKWALGAFAELLDNALDEVINGATYANIDMVKNKKDGSRMLLIEDNGGGMDPDKMRHCMSLGYSVKSKVADTIGQYGNGFKTSTMRLGADVIVFSRSSGKPGKSPTQSVGLLSYTFLRSTGMEDIVVPMLDYEKRGEGWDKIIRSSTSDWDKNLETIIQWSPFSSEADLLRQFNPMKGQGTRIIVYNLWEDDQGLLELDFDADPHDIQIRGVNRDEKSIQMAKQYPNSKHFLTYRHSLRSYASILYLRIPPAFRIILRGKDVEHHNIVNDMMMTQEITYRPMPGADGVPKDSNMVATVKIGFVKDAKAHIDVQGFNVYHKNRLIKPFWRLWHAPGSDGRGVIGVLEANFVEPAHDKQGFERTTVLSRLESRLVQMQKTYWSTLCHKIGYAPRRNKKAFEGENSPGYHSSASQSKHKSSGKSSEKSNGFGHLNGKHDSKARRSGNKPSSFEPSSTSAEDDSDENDLPNQPGVHQKYNNGKVGSQVMHSPPGFGQRVAEQVCSPGGFKRVTRNSRKGDADKNDDVLPDTLTESIEQLKEENRELKERLRRKEEEILGDLLRDLQQERERSKSLEAQLQEAKTKVEELNKEQESLIDIFTEERQRRDLEEENLRKKLKDASNTMQELLEKVRVLEKTKSANGR; encoded by the exons ATGGCGAATCCTAATATTGTAATTAAGCAAGAAGTTGTGGAagggtttatgaagaagaagccGCCGGCGGGTTCTTCATCGGCGACTCAATCGGTGTTTATTGACCTAAGCAGTAGCGACGACTCCGATTCTGATTCGGACGGTTTTGTTGGCAGTAATAGgccgaagaagaaaaggaagagtGTGGAGGATGTGAATTTCCCATTGCCGTTGGGATTTTTGGATCCTTTGCCTCCGCCTAAGGAAACCCCGTTGCCGTTACCGGCTCCGCCGCTTAACGGAAGCAATAATAAGGAGTTAGGTTCTTCTTCGGAGAGTAAGCAATTTTGGAAGGCTGGAGATTATGAAGGGACTTCTTCTTCTGCTTCCGGATTATCTTCAG GTGGTATAGATCACGTCAGAGTTCATCCCAAATTCCTACACTCCAATGCCACCAGTCATAAGTGGGCACTTGGAG CTTTTGCAGAGCTTTTGGATAATGCATTGGATGAG GTCATCAATGGAGCAACATATGCGAACATTGATATGGTCAAAAACAAAAAAGATGGAAGCAGAATGCTTCTGATTGAAG ATAATGGTGGTGGAATGGATCCTGATAAAATGAGGCATTGCATGTCACTGGGATATTCTGTGAAAAGTAAAGTGGCAGATACTATTGGACAGT ATGGAAATGGATTCAAGACAAGTACCATGAGGCTTGGAGCAGATGTGATTGTTTTCTCACGTTCTAGTGGAAAACCAGGGAAAAG CCCCACACAGAGCGTTGGATTGTTGTCCTACACATTTCTACGAAGCACGGGAATGGAAGACATCGTCGTTCCCATG CTTGACTATGAGAAAAGAGGAGAAGGGTGGGACAAGATAATACGATCATCTACTAGCGACTGGGATAAGAATCTTGAAACCATAATTCAGTGGTCCCCTTTTTCAAGTGAAGCCGATCTTCTTAGACAG TTTAATCCGATGAAAGGTCAGGGCACTCGGATTATAGTATACAATTTGTGGGAGGATGATCAAGGACTACTGGAGCTAGATTTTGATGCCGATCCACAT GATATTCAAATTAGAGGAGTCAACCGTGATGAGAAGAGCATACAGATGGCTAAACAGTATCCAAACTCCAAGCATTTCTTGACGTATAGGCATTCGCTAAGG AGCTATGCATCAATTCTATATCTAAGAATTCCTCCTGCCTTTCGAATTATTCTGCGCGGTAAAGATGTTGAGCACCATAACATAGTAAATGATATGATGATGACCCAAGAGATCACATACCGCCCTATGCCTGGTGCGGATGGAGTACCCAAGGATTCCAAC ATGGTGGCTACTGTGAAAATTGGGTTTGTAAAGGATGCAAAAGCTCATATTGATGTTCAGGGGTTTAATGTCTACCATAAAAATCGACTTATTAAG CCATTTTGGAGGCTTTGGCATGCTCCCGGAAGTGACGGTCGTGGTGTTATAG GTGTTTTAGAAGCCAATTTTGTTGAACCAGCTCATGACAAGCAAGGGTTTGAGCGTACAACAGTTCTTTCAAGACTTGAATCTCGATTAGTGCAGATGCAAAAAACTTACTG GTCAACTTTATGTCACAAAATTGGCTATGCTCCTAGGCGGAATAAGAAAGCTTTTGAAGGAG AGAATTCTCCTGGTTATCATTCTTCAGCATCTCAATCGAAACATAAAAGTTCAGGAAAGTCATCTGAGAAGAGTAATGGTTTTGGACATCTAAATGGCAAGCATGATAGCAAAGCCAGAAGATCTGGAAATAAACCAAGTTCTTTTGAGCCATCCTCAACTTCTGCCGAAGATGACAGCGATGAAAATGACCTTCCAAATCAACCAGGTGTACATCAGAAGTATAATAATGGAAAAGTTGGCTCTCAGGTTATGCATTCCCCGCCAGGCTTTGGACAAAGAGTTGCTGAGCAAGTATGTTCACCTGGTGGATTCAAGCGAGTTACTAGAAATTCAAGAAAG GGAGACGCTGATAAGAATGATGACGTGCTGCCAGATACTCTCACTGAATCTATAGAGCAGTTAAAAGAAGAGAATCGTGAGCTTAAAGAAAG GTTGCGAAGGAAAGAGGAAGAGATTCTCGGTGATCTGTTGCGTGATTTGCAGCAAGAAAGAGAGAGATCCAAATCACTTGAAGCTCAG CTGCAGGAGGCAAAAACAAAAGTAGAGGAACTTAACAAGGAGCAAGAAAGTTTGATAGACATATTCACGGAGGAGAGACAACGCCGCGACCTAGAGGAGGAGAACTTGAGAAAGAAGTTGAAG GATGCATCAAATACTATGCAAGAGCTTCTTGAGAAGGTGCGGGTTTTGGAGAAGACGAAGTCTGCCAATGGTAGGTAG
- the LOC104210578 gene encoding protein TAPETUM DETERMINANT 1-like: MSSQSLKRRIRIGLTSAVFAFFFLLLIIGPEFFTGKPIIGLNFMAEANSAVTGNTNFGPHRKLLKQGNQVETNRIWGDKCSKTDIVINQGPTAPLPSGIPTYTVEIMNVCVSGCDISGIHLKCGWFSSARLINPRIFKRLHFDDCLVNDGKPLINGHTISFQYANTFRYPLSVSSVIC; the protein is encoded by the exons ATGAGCTCTCAATCATTGAAACGGCGAATCAGAATCGGTTTGACCTCCGCCGTGTTTGCGTTCTTCTTCCTTCTCTTAATCATTGGACCGGAGTTTTTTACAG GAAAACCAATTATTGGTCTTAATTTCATGGCGGAAGCAAATTCAGCTGTCACTGGGAACACAAATTTTGGTCCTCATCGCAAGCTTCTTAAACAAG GTAACCAAGTGGAAACTAACAGAATATGGGGTGACAAGTGTTCAAAAACAGATATAGTGATAAATCAGGGACCCACAGCACCTCTACCCAGTGGAATACCAACATACACAGTGGAAATTATGAATGTCTGTGTCTCTGGCTGTGATATCTCAGGTATCCATCTCAAATGTGGCTGGTTCAGCTCTGCTCGCCTTATTAACCCTCGGATATTCAAGCGCCTACACTTTGACGATTGTCTTGTCAATGATGGGAAGCCCCTTATCAATGGACATACTATTTCCTTCCAATATGCCAACACTTTTCGTTACCCACTTTCAGTTTCCTCCGTTATATGTTGA